A genomic stretch from Corvus cornix cornix isolate S_Up_H32 chromosome 7, ASM73873v5, whole genome shotgun sequence includes:
- the LOC120410330 gene encoding formin-like protein 18 — translation MGKKRALRGKQGEEREERSCPASAGSGQGFLGLQHHPPIPATEPEENAPSRWHGGLLCPPHLRHAGGAQPRSSIPPPPAGDVPRGCGSRLPAAPCAADPPPLLLSGASVLGGGCQDGRWGLPSLPGRREHRSSVPLTLPPRSVLGAAGPAPAPAPPQGSGRPKFAPSSAHLRARRRSAPGRSEADRHSPELATTLEQGNLR, via the exons ATGGGGAAGAAACGAGCACTGcggggaaaacagggagaagagagagaggaaagatcTTGCCCAGCTTCGGCAGGCAGCGGCCAAGGTTTTCTCGGGCTGCAGCACCATCCCCCCATCCCCGCCACGGAGCCGGAGGAAAATGCACCATCACGCTGGCACGGAGGGCTGCTCTGCCCCCCACACCTCAGGCACGCTGGCGGAGCGCAGCCCCGTAGCAGCATCCCGCCGCCTCCAGCCGGCGATGTACCACGGGGCTGCGGGAGCCGCCTCCCCGCTGCGCCCTGCGCCGCGGatcctcctcccctgctcctaTCTGGGGCTTCAGTTTTAGGAGGCGGTTGCCAGGACGGTCGGTGGGGACTCCCCTCGCTCCCCGGGCGGCGGGAGCACAGGAGCAGTGTCCCCCTCACCCTCCCTCCGCGGTCGGTGTTGGGAGCCGCcggcccagcccctgccccggccccgccgcaggGCTCGGGGCGGCCCAAGTTCGCCCCCTCCTCCGCGCATCTCCGGGCCCGTCGCCGATCGGCGCCCGGGCGTAGCGAAGCCGACAGACACTCGCCAG AACTTGCCACAACTTTGGAGCAAGGCAATCTCCGTTAA